The Sulfurimonas hydrogeniphila genome includes a window with the following:
- the gmk gene encoding guanylate kinase, whose amino-acid sequence MSAIHGAVLVLSGPSGAGKSSLIHKIIDDIGECYFSISTTTRPMREGEADGVDYYFVDEEEFKKEIEEDQFLEYAIVHGNYYGTSLKPVKKALSEGKLVIFDIDVQGNSAINSRLGDITTSVFITPPTLSELKRRLQNRQTDAQEVIERRIQMARREIQRVSEYEYLLINDDLDAAAEKLRLIATVARFKKSNEEINKFVQKWEDL is encoded by the coding sequence ATGAGTGCTATTCACGGGGCAGTTTTGGTTCTTTCCGGTCCAAGCGGGGCGGGAAAAAGTTCTTTAATCCATAAAATTATCGATGATATCGGTGAATGTTATTTTTCCATATCTACAACAACACGTCCCATGAGAGAGGGAGAAGCGGATGGTGTGGATTATTATTTTGTGGATGAAGAAGAGTTTAAAAAAGAGATAGAAGAAGATCAGTTTTTAGAGTATGCCATTGTGCATGGAAATTACTACGGAACTTCACTCAAGCCGGTTAAAAAAGCGCTCTCTGAAGGAAAACTGGTTATTTTTGACATAGACGTGCAGGGGAACAGTGCAATTAACAGTCGGCTCGGGGATATTACAACTTCTGTGTTTATTACGCCACCGACGCTGAGTGAATTGAAAAGAAGACTGCAAAACAGACAGACGGATGCGCAGGAAGTGATAGAACGCAGAATTCAAATGGCCAGACGTGAAATTCAGAGAGTCTCTGAGTATGAATATCTTTTGATAAATGATGATTTGGATGCTGCTGCTGAAAAACTGCGTCTTATTGCAACTGTTGCAAGATTTAAAAAATCAAATGAAGAGATTAACAAATTTGTCCAAAAATGGGAAGATTTGTAA
- the fliR gene encoding flagellar biosynthetic protein FliR, giving the protein MGWTQILNETNVVAFLLLFFRFAGLFIAVPIFNHQNIPMNIKATMAFFFTVVFYSSMPPLHISIDVPTVVIAILGELLLGLSVGVVLQLAYNVITFAGGQISFMMGFSMASAIDPQSGISMPIISQFLSLMGLMILLVLNLHHWMLLFVDHSLKTVPLGGFMMSKDLFHYIMHAASNMFLVGFIIAFPVIALSWLADVIFGMLMKTMPQFNLLVIGFPIKIMVAFVVLIATFTTIMLLLKGEIQEAFNSLEILF; this is encoded by the coding sequence GTGGGATGGACACAGATACTTAACGAAACGAATGTAGTAGCCTTTCTTTTGCTTTTTTTTCGTTTTGCCGGATTGTTTATTGCTGTGCCTATTTTCAATCATCAAAATATCCCAATGAACATTAAAGCGACCATGGCTTTTTTCTTTACAGTCGTTTTTTACTCTTCTATGCCTCCTCTGCATATAAGTATTGATGTGCCTACTGTTGTCATTGCTATACTGGGTGAACTTTTGCTGGGTCTGTCAGTGGGCGTTGTATTGCAGCTTGCCTATAATGTCATTACTTTTGCAGGCGGTCAAATATCTTTTATGATGGGCTTTTCGATGGCAAGTGCTATTGATCCGCAGTCAGGCATTTCAATGCCTATAATTTCTCAGTTTCTCTCTTTGATGGGCTTAATGATTTTGCTTGTACTCAATCTGCATCACTGGATGCTGCTTTTTGTCGACCATTCTTTAAAAACAGTGCCTCTGGGCGGTTTTATGATGAGTAAAGATCTGTTCCACTACATTATGCATGCGGCATCAAACATGTTTTTGGTCGGTTTTATTATTGCTTTTCCCGTAATTGCACTTTCATGGCTGGCCGATGTCATATTTGGGATGCTTATGAAGACAATGCCTCAGTTTAACCTTCTGGTCATTGGTTTTCCTATTAAAATAATGGTGGCTTTTGTCGTGCTTATAGCAACTTTTACTACAATTATGCTATTACTCAAGGGAGAAATTCAAGAAGCATTTAACTCTTTGGAAATACTTTTTTAG
- a CDS encoding ABC transporter ATP-binding protein codes for MNLLSAKNLSHSFEYELFSDVSLSLESNESIAIIGMSGSGKSTLLHLLSTLLKPKKGTVALFGKETASMSKKELTLIKRNKLGIVFQSHYLFKGFSAYENLEVAQILSQKEIDNSLIKDLEIEQCMHQKVTELSGGQQQRVSIARVLTKKPSIIFADEPTGNLDNKTAAEVMKLFFDYCQENDAGMILVTHDNNLANMCKRVYKLEDKALKPIK; via the coding sequence ATGAATCTATTATCTGCCAAAAATTTATCACACTCATTTGAATATGAGCTTTTTTCTGACGTTTCCCTCTCTCTTGAAAGTAATGAAAGTATTGCTATTATCGGTATGAGCGGGAGCGGAAAGTCTACGTTGCTGCATCTTTTATCTACTCTTTTGAAACCAAAGAAGGGGACTGTTGCGCTTTTTGGAAAAGAGACAGCCTCTATGAGTAAAAAAGAGCTGACGCTTATAAAACGAAACAAACTCGGTATAGTTTTTCAATCCCATTATCTTTTTAAAGGCTTTAGTGCCTATGAAAATCTTGAAGTTGCCCAAATTCTTTCACAAAAAGAGATAGACAACAGTTTAATCAAAGATTTGGAAATCGAGCAGTGTATGCACCAAAAAGTCACGGAACTCTCAGGCGGACAGCAACAGCGTGTCTCTATTGCAAGGGTTTTGACAAAAAAACCTTCAATAATATTTGCCGATGAGCCGACAGGAAATCTTGACAATAAAACGGCTGCGGAAGTAATGAAACTTTTTTTTGATTATTGTCAGGAGAATGATGCCGGTATGATACTTGTAACGCATGACAATAATCTGGCCAACATGTGTAAACGAGTCTATAAACTTGAAGACAAAGCATTGAAACCAATTAAATAA
- a CDS encoding NAD(P)/FAD-dependent oxidoreductase: MSINNYNKIIVIGGGYGGLRAVENLAKDKNNQITLFDKNAYHFMQTDVYELIANEKDFAKVSVDLFTYCSGFEGNVSFYKQEVENIDFENKKVITDTQRFSYDYLIIAVGARTKFVNSIEGLKEYAHGVKALHRAMYFKQKFEMSLFKKVQESGVTCKALSIVVAGAGLSGVEIAAQMASYAKEFYCENNFLCRKLNIVLVSSSKQILKGLDDFLVEKSHKRLLDLEVVIKSEARVVSLTQESVTLSNGETIPMDFMIFAGGIEPNGLIYKLDLPKNERGFLNINEYLQAGSKKEVFAIGDCATLYNKGELIAPTADVAEQMAELCSENIMRIGTNKNLKAHDIRSRGMLIALGRRYAAGKISNIYISGFVAFVMKKFIEKVYFIKLDRRSKKGCDKIFNA, translated from the coding sequence ATGAGTATAAATAATTATAATAAAATCATTGTTATCGGCGGCGGTTACGGCGGTCTCAGGGCTGTAGAAAATCTTGCCAAAGACAAAAACAATCAAATTACACTTTTTGATAAAAATGCCTATCATTTTATGCAGACAGATGTATATGAACTTATTGCCAATGAAAAAGATTTTGCAAAAGTGAGTGTCGATCTTTTTACCTACTGCAGCGGATTTGAGGGAAATGTCAGTTTTTACAAACAGGAAGTCGAAAATATTGACTTTGAAAATAAAAAAGTCATTACTGATACACAACGGTTTTCTTATGATTATCTTATTATAGCTGTGGGTGCACGGACAAAATTTGTCAACAGTATTGAGGGGCTCAAAGAGTATGCTCATGGAGTCAAGGCATTGCATCGTGCGATGTATTTTAAACAAAAGTTTGAAATGTCGCTTTTTAAAAAAGTACAGGAGAGCGGTGTTACATGTAAGGCTTTGAGTATTGTGGTTGCCGGTGCAGGACTGAGCGGTGTTGAAATAGCGGCACAGATGGCATCATATGCAAAAGAGTTTTATTGTGAAAATAATTTTTTATGCAGAAAATTAAATATAGTCCTTGTCAGTTCATCAAAGCAGATACTCAAAGGTTTGGATGATTTTTTAGTCGAAAAGTCTCACAAAAGATTGCTGGATCTCGAAGTCGTTATAAAATCAGAGGCAAGAGTGGTCTCTTTGACACAAGAGAGTGTTACACTGAGCAACGGAGAGACCATACCTATGGATTTTATGATTTTTGCCGGAGGAATTGAGCCAAACGGACTCATCTATAAACTTGACTTGCCGAAAAATGAAAGGGGTTTTTTAAATATCAATGAGTATCTGCAGGCAGGTTCAAAAAAAGAGGTTTTTGCCATAGGTGACTGTGCCACTTTGTATAATAAAGGTGAATTAATAGCACCTACGGCAGATGTTGCTGAGCAGATGGCAGAGTTGTGCAGTGAAAATATTATGCGTATCGGCACAAACAAAAATCTCAAAGCGCATGATATCCGTTCACGTGGTATGTTGATTGCCCTGGGACGCAGGTATGCAGCAGGAAAAATTTCCAATATATACATCAGTGGATTTGTGGCATTTGTTATGAAAAAATTTATTGAAAAAGTCTATTTTATAAAACTGGACAGACGTTCAAAAAAAGGCTGTGATAAAATTTTTAATGCTTAA
- the tsf gene encoding translation elongation factor Ts: MAAVTAAMVKELRQATDAPMMDCKKVLVEADGDMEKAKELLKERGIAKAAKKADRVAAEGLVGLKMADDNSKASVVEVNSETDFVAQNEGFQNLVKDTAEEVYNNQPADVDALMASEFGAKFTETVTKIGEKIEVRRFGTLTAAPDEALNGYIHSNSRIAVIVKAKCDSEKTAECMKDTLKQIAMHASAMKPTTLSYKDFDPEYVASETQGRIEALKKENEELQRLGKPLKNVPKYISMMQLTDEVMKQAEADIKAELLAEGKPEKILDKIIPGKIARFILDNTLLDQEQALLDQQYVLDDKLTVAQAVEKAAKACGGTAEITEFIRLEVGEGIEKKEDDFAAEVAAQMS; encoded by the coding sequence ATGGCAGCAGTTACAGCAGCAATGGTAAAAGAGTTGCGTCAGGCAACTGATGCACCGATGATGGATTGTAAAAAAGTTTTAGTTGAAGCTGACGGAGATATGGAAAAAGCGAAAGAGCTTTTAAAAGAGCGCGGCATCGCCAAAGCAGCCAAAAAAGCTGACCGTGTTGCGGCTGAAGGTCTTGTTGGACTGAAAATGGCTGATGACAACTCGAAAGCTTCTGTGGTTGAAGTAAATTCTGAAACAGATTTCGTTGCACAAAACGAAGGCTTCCAAAATCTTGTAAAAGATACGGCAGAAGAGGTATACAACAATCAGCCTGCTGATGTTGATGCGCTTATGGCAAGTGAATTCGGTGCCAAGTTTACAGAAACTGTAACGAAAATCGGTGAAAAAATCGAAGTACGCCGTTTTGGTACGCTTACAGCTGCTCCGGATGAGGCATTAAACGGATATATCCACTCAAACAGCCGTATAGCCGTTATTGTAAAAGCAAAATGTGACAGTGAAAAGACTGCGGAGTGCATGAAAGATACATTGAAACAAATTGCTATGCATGCATCGGCTATGAAACCGACAACACTCAGCTATAAAGATTTTGATCCTGAGTATGTTGCAAGTGAAACACAGGGTCGTATTGAGGCACTGAAAAAAGAGAATGAAGAGTTGCAAAGACTTGGAAAACCTTTGAAAAATGTACCTAAATACATCTCTATGATGCAACTCACTGATGAAGTGATGAAGCAGGCTGAAGCTGACATCAAAGCAGAATTGCTTGCAGAGGGAAAACCTGAGAAAATTTTAGACAAAATTATTCCTGGTAAAATTGCCCGTTTTATTTTAGACAACACACTTCTTGATCAGGAACAGGCACTTTTAGACCAGCAATATGTTTTAGATGACAAATTAACTGTAGCTCAGGCAGTTGAAAAAGCAGCAAAAGCATGCGGCGGTACTGCCGAGATTACTGAATTTATTCGCCTTGAAGTAGGTGAAGGAATCGAGAAAAAAGAAGACGACTTCGCAGCAGAAGTTGCAGCACAAATGAGCTAA
- the rpsB gene encoding 30S ribosomal protein S2 — protein sequence MVTMKDLLECGVHFGHQTRRWNPKMKKYIFGVRKNIYIIDLQKTLRYFRNTYTIVMDAAAEGKTILFVGTKKQARNSVREAAIACGMPYVDNRWLGGMLTNFPTIQKSIRKLDVITQMQENGQIDLLTKKEALMLSRKKDKLEQYFGGIKDMKKLPDMLFVVDAVKEHIAVLEARCLDIPIVAPLDTNCDPDLITYPIPGNDDAIRSIQLFCREMTAAINEGKALRDAPAEQEQTEEAVSEETAATEAPATEEKTTEEA from the coding sequence ATGGTAACTATGAAAGACCTTTTAGAATGCGGTGTACACTTCGGACACCAGACACGTCGTTGGAACCCGAAAATGAAAAAATACATTTTTGGTGTTCGTAAAAATATCTATATTATAGATTTACAAAAAACTTTGCGTTATTTCCGTAACACATATACTATTGTTATGGATGCGGCAGCTGAGGGCAAGACTATTCTTTTCGTCGGTACAAAAAAGCAGGCACGTAATTCTGTAAGAGAAGCAGCTATCGCTTGTGGTATGCCGTATGTAGACAACAGATGGTTGGGTGGAATGCTTACAAACTTCCCGACTATTCAAAAGTCTATTCGCAAACTTGATGTGATTACACAAATGCAGGAAAACGGACAGATAGATCTTTTGACGAAAAAAGAAGCATTAATGCTTTCTCGTAAAAAAGACAAACTTGAGCAGTATTTCGGTGGTATCAAAGATATGAAAAAACTTCCTGATATGCTTTTTGTTGTTGATGCGGTAAAAGAGCATATTGCAGTTTTGGAAGCAAGATGTTTAGATATTCCAATTGTAGCACCGCTTGACACAAACTGTGATCCGGATCTTATCACATATCCTATTCCTGGTAATGACGATGCTATCCGTTCTATTCAGCTTTTTTGTCGTGAAATGACAGCAGCTATCAATGAAGGAAAAGCACTTCGCGATGCACCGGCAGAGCAAGAGCAAACAGAAGAAGCTGTAAGTGAAGAAACAGCAGCTACAGAAGCTCCTGCAACTGAAGAAAAAACTACAGAGGAAGCATAA
- a CDS encoding DUF3373 family protein translates to MKKPLLLSLATIAILGTTNVNAESMYDRFQAMELEMKKMKKELDALKAKEQASMMQEEDADEEESADDTEATASSDEEDDEDDDEMTVEEQLAEIQDSISNLNRNTNGNHIKFNVDYRFAVDNLQYKMADGSTQKNNAFMTNRLWLNMNWAATKHLSFTGQLAYNKAFGARSGASNPANASFETFDWIANENAYNDTLRVRSAYFFYKNDTFMGSDIPWTFSVGRRPSTNGHLVNLRDDDHAASPMGHTINVEFDGLSSKFNLENVTGIDGMYVKFCAGRGMSNAAPRFNTAPYADTTSNASIDLVGLIFTPWSDGQYSVNSQYYYAGNLIDVVNPANQTQGFQTVGNIHSFTANFVANGIGDGINDFLDDTLFFVSGAVSITDPDKGQSMLGSAVDESVKGYSYWIGLQVPSLVTEEGRWGIEFNHGSKYWRSITYGEDTNIGSKLAARGNAYEAYFTEPLIEDILSFQIRYTYIDYKYAGSNGFFGSTSGNAMSIDQAIAAGLGSQVVDTAQDIRFYLRYRY, encoded by the coding sequence ATGAAGAAACCTCTACTGCTTTCTTTAGCAACTATTGCTATTTTAGGAACAACAAATGTAAATGCCGAATCAATGTATGACAGATTTCAAGCAATGGAACTTGAAATGAAAAAGATGAAAAAAGAGCTTGATGCCCTTAAAGCAAAAGAACAGGCATCTATGATGCAAGAAGAAGATGCTGATGAGGAAGAATCGGCTGATGATACCGAGGCAACAGCTTCATCAGATGAAGAAGATGACGAAGATGATGATGAAATGACGGTAGAAGAGCAGCTCGCAGAGATTCAGGATTCCATTTCTAATCTCAACAGAAACACCAACGGAAATCACATAAAATTCAATGTTGATTACAGATTTGCCGTTGACAATCTTCAGTACAAAATGGCAGACGGCAGCACACAAAAGAACAATGCTTTTATGACAAACAGACTCTGGTTAAATATGAACTGGGCGGCTACAAAACACCTGAGTTTTACAGGGCAACTTGCATACAACAAAGCATTCGGTGCCAGAAGCGGTGCTTCCAATCCTGCAAATGCCTCTTTTGAAACATTTGACTGGATAGCCAATGAAAATGCCTATAACGATACCTTAAGAGTACGTTCTGCATACTTTTTCTACAAAAACGACACCTTTATGGGCAGTGATATTCCCTGGACATTCAGTGTAGGACGCCGTCCTTCAACAAACGGACATCTTGTCAACCTGAGAGATGATGACCATGCAGCTTCTCCGATGGGGCATACAATCAATGTTGAGTTTGACGGATTAAGCTCTAAGTTTAATTTAGAAAATGTAACCGGTATTGACGGGATGTATGTCAAATTCTGTGCCGGCCGCGGCATGAGCAATGCAGCACCGAGGTTTAATACAGCCCCTTATGCAGATACAACTTCAAATGCATCTATAGACCTGGTTGGACTGATCTTTACTCCTTGGAGCGACGGACAGTATTCTGTGAATTCCCAGTACTATTATGCAGGAAACCTGATTGATGTTGTCAATCCCGCAAACCAGACACAAGGTTTTCAGACTGTCGGCAACATACACTCATTTACAGCCAACTTTGTAGCAAACGGTATAGGAGACGGAATCAATGACTTTTTAGACGATACACTCTTTTTTGTCAGTGGCGCTGTAAGTATTACAGACCCGGACAAAGGACAGAGCATGCTTGGCAGCGCGGTTGATGAAAGTGTGAAAGGGTATTCTTACTGGATTGGACTGCAGGTACCTTCACTTGTGACAGAAGAAGGAAGATGGGGAATCGAATTTAATCACGGTTCAAAATACTGGAGAAGTATTACCTACGGTGAAGATACGAACATCGGTTCAAAACTCGCAGCTCGCGGAAATGCATACGAGGCATACTTTACAGAACCTTTGATAGAAGATATTTTATCTTTTCAGATTCGCTATACATATATAGACTATAAATATGCCGGAAGCAACGGCTTCTTCGGAAGCACTTCAGGAAATGCAATGAGCATTGACCAGGCAATTGCAGCCGGTTTAGGTTCCCAGGTCGTAGATACAGCCCAGGATATCCGTTTCTATCTCAGATACAGATACTAG
- a CDS encoding GGDEF domain-containing phosphodiesterase, which yields MKEKKFKSLSFRIMSSIVITSFITIGGIFFAFEKINKHAFYNMEFQKATLILKTIEPLIAVDMYLGLKNQIDVKLKQLMQNKEILSVKVFEKDRLIYETRSKNNYQSLFTIKWDILQPNSRKKIGTIVLSYSNHNYEQLIQQYTHLLLKMLVILFLIFIFLGAYIDNLLKPLRKIANILKGFTPEKKLKIEPMQENNEIALIVSALNEMQEKVFDYARKQKDINAYLAREVEKKTVELKRQLFIDDLTQLPNRKKLFYNIENLNNDGALLILNIDDFKEINDFYGQIAGDYVLREFAKKLQAFVEEEQNISVTRLSGDEFALCFRARPSHRTFMRIVNSLSKEIEQMVFHYEENEIYIRVTMGGTLQPNEMLEKADIALKVAKEQKKYFLLYDEKLEIERKYQENMEWVKKLKAAIKEERIMPFFQPIFDTRTKKAVSYECLIRLIETDGSVVSPYRFLDIAQKSKLYPQLTKIMLSKSCQYFEHRDTSFSVNLSIDDILDAEMVQYIQKTVKKYGVSKKIVFEILETEGIENYEEVSVFIRKMKTLGCKISIDDFGAGYSNFEHMLKLDVDYIKIDGSLIKNLETDNNAHIVVETIVDFAKKLNLVIVAEFVHNQAVFEIVKSLDIERVQGFYLAEPDKEIPKN from the coding sequence ATGAAAGAAAAAAAATTCAAATCGCTCTCATTCAGGATTATGAGCTCCATCGTAATCACCTCATTTATTACAATTGGGGGGATTTTTTTTGCATTTGAAAAAATAAACAAACATGCCTTTTACAATATGGAATTTCAAAAAGCAACCCTCATCTTAAAAACAATAGAACCTTTGATAGCGGTAGATATGTATCTGGGACTAAAAAACCAAATCGATGTGAAACTGAAGCAGTTAATGCAAAATAAAGAAATTCTCTCTGTGAAGGTTTTTGAAAAGGACAGGTTGATTTATGAAACAAGATCTAAAAACAATTATCAGAGTCTTTTTACCATCAAATGGGATATTCTTCAGCCAAATTCCAGGAAGAAAATAGGAACAATTGTTTTAAGCTACTCAAATCACAATTATGAACAGCTTATACAACAGTATACACATTTGCTTCTCAAAATGCTTGTGATTCTTTTCCTGATATTTATATTTCTTGGTGCCTATATAGATAATTTGCTTAAGCCTTTGCGAAAAATTGCCAATATATTAAAAGGTTTTACACCGGAGAAAAAATTAAAGATAGAACCGATGCAAGAGAATAATGAGATCGCGCTTATAGTCTCTGCATTAAATGAGATGCAGGAGAAAGTATTTGACTATGCAAGAAAACAAAAAGATATCAACGCCTATCTGGCAAGAGAAGTCGAGAAGAAAACAGTAGAGTTGAAAAGACAGCTTTTTATAGATGATCTGACACAGTTGCCCAACAGAAAAAAACTTTTTTACAATATAGAAAATTTGAATAATGACGGGGCATTGCTGATTTTAAATATAGATGATTTTAAAGAGATAAATGATTTCTACGGACAGATTGCAGGGGATTATGTCCTCAGAGAATTTGCAAAAAAACTGCAGGCTTTTGTTGAAGAGGAGCAAAACATCAGTGTCACACGACTCTCAGGAGATGAATTTGCTCTGTGCTTTAGAGCAAGGCCTTCTCACAGGACTTTTATGCGAATTGTCAACAGTCTGTCAAAAGAGATTGAACAGATGGTATTTCATTATGAAGAAAACGAGATTTATATCCGTGTGACAATGGGTGGAACATTGCAGCCCAATGAGATGTTGGAAAAAGCAGATATTGCCCTTAAAGTTGCCAAAGAGCAGAAAAAGTATTTTCTGCTGTATGATGAAAAACTTGAAATAGAGAGAAAATATCAAGAAAATATGGAGTGGGTGAAAAAACTGAAAGCTGCCATAAAAGAAGAGAGAATAATGCCTTTTTTCCAGCCTATTTTTGATACCCGAACGAAAAAAGCGGTGAGTTATGAATGCCTTATTCGCCTGATAGAGACAGACGGCTCAGTTGTCAGTCCTTACAGGTTTTTAGATATTGCCCAAAAAAGTAAACTCTATCCGCAGTTAACAAAGATTATGCTGAGTAAAAGCTGTCAGTATTTTGAGCACAGAGACACATCGTTTTCGGTCAATCTTTCTATTGATGATATACTTGATGCAGAGATGGTGCAGTATATTCAAAAAACCGTTAAAAAATACGGTGTCAGCAAAAAAATAGTTTTTGAGATTCTTGAGACGGAAGGGATTGAAAATTATGAAGAGGTTTCAGTTTTTATACGCAAGATGAAAACATTGGGCTGTAAAATTTCTATAGATGATTTTGGTGCGGGGTATTCCAATTTTGAGCATATGCTCAAGCTTGATGTTGATTACATTAAAATTGACGGCAGTCTTATCAAAAATCTTGAAACAGATAACAATGCACACATAGTAGTTGAAACAATTGTAGATTTTGCCAAGAAATTAAACCTGGTGATTGTAGCGGAGTTCGTTCATAATCAAGCGGTGTTTGAAATAGTAAAATCGCTTGATATTGAACGGGTACAGGGTTTTTATCTGGCTGAGCCAGATAAAGAGATACCCAAAAACTAG